The following proteins are co-located in the Bacillota bacterium genome:
- a CDS encoding NAD-dependent epimerase/dehydratase family protein, whose amino-acid sequence MSELFLVTGAAGHLGGTIVKKLLERGKKVRALVLPGEKYIPEGVSEIFFGDVCDVNSIEPAFVYNENESLIVIHCAGIVSIASKYNQSVYDVNVIGTKNVVDLCEMHKIFKLVYVSSVHALPEKRNPEIVREASCFKPDDVVGLYAKTKSEATSYVLTAAGRGLNASVVHPSGITGPFDYGRGHLTTLIIDYCKRRLTAGMNGGYDFVDVRDVADGIVSACEKGRKGECYILSNKFFTVREMLHMLHKITGNKEIKTFLPLWFVKVTAPLAELYYKILKQKPLYTVYSIYTLNTNAQFSHEKATRELDYTTRDMYETLTDTINWLEDQKRI is encoded by the coding sequence ATGAGTGAACTTTTTTTAGTTACTGGTGCTGCCGGACACCTCGGAGGAACAATTGTAAAAAAGCTACTGGAAAGAGGTAAAAAGGTCCGAGCACTGGTTTTACCTGGTGAAAAGTATATACCGGAGGGCGTTTCTGAAATTTTCTTTGGTGATGTTTGTGATGTTAATAGTATTGAACCTGCTTTTGTGTATAACGAAAATGAAAGCCTCATTGTCATTCATTGTGCAGGCATTGTATCAATTGCATCAAAGTACAATCAAAGCGTATATGATGTCAATGTAATCGGCACAAAAAATGTTGTTGACCTCTGTGAAATGCATAAGATCTTTAAGCTTGTTTATGTTAGCTCCGTCCATGCCCTACCAGAAAAAAGAAACCCAGAGATTGTCAGAGAAGCTTCTTGTTTCAAACCCGATGATGTTGTGGGACTTTATGCGAAAACAAAATCAGAAGCAACCTCCTATGTTCTTACAGCAGCCGGGCGCGGGTTAAATGCTAGTGTTGTGCATCCGTCTGGCATAACAGGACCGTTTGATTACGGCAGGGGTCACTTGACAACATTGATCATTGATTACTGCAAAAGACGGCTTACTGCCGGTATGAATGGTGGTTATGATTTTGTTGATGTACGGGATGTGGCAGACGGTATTGTCTCGGCTTGTGAAAAGGGTCGAAAAGGTGAATGTTATATTCTTTCAAACAAATTCTTTACTGTAAGAGAAATGCTGCATATGCTTCATAAGATTACGGGAAATAAAGAGATTAAAACCTTTCTTCCTCTATGGTTTGTAAAGGTCACGGCTCCACTTGCCGAACTCTATTACAAGATACTGAAACAAAAACCACTATACACGGTGTATTCTATATATACCTTGAACACCAATGCTCAGTTTTCGCACGAAAAAGCAACTAGGGAACTCGACTATACAACCAGAGATATGTATGAAACTTTGACAGATACAATAAACTGGTTAGAAGACCAAAAAAGAATATAA